One Rhinoraja longicauda isolate Sanriku21f chromosome 19, sRhiLon1.1, whole genome shotgun sequence genomic window, GGCAGTCATCATTCTATCCAggggaaagtgtggtctctccaaatgtatcactcGCTATCTGGTGTCTATGGCCGTAGctgatttaatggttctgatcttcgaggtaattctctcCGAGATGGCATGTGTCTATTTTCCGTATTCATTTCTCAACTTATCTCACATTTGCAAGCTGCGTGTTTTCTTGAATTGTATTTTCGTTGATTGCTCTGTGTGGCTAACGGTGACTTTCACCTTCGATCGTTTTGTAACTATTTGTAATCAGAATTTAcgagcaaaatattgcactgagaaaactgcGGGGTTGGTAATAGCAGTGACGTGTATCTTGATTATTACTCAAAATATTCCAGTATATATTTCCCTCGTTCCTCTATACATTCGTGATAACGTGGCTTGGTACTGTTGGGTTTCATCCGACATCTACACCACACCGTTATGGGCAGCACTTTCGCTGATCGAAACAATTTTAACCCCAGTTGTACCAATTTTGCTGATTATTCTCCTCAACGCACTGACAATCAATCACATTATTCACGCTAATAGAGTGAGGAGCCGTCTCCGAGGGAACAACAAGGCCGAGAGCGGCGCAGATCAAGAGGTGGAAAACAGAAGGAAGTcaatcattctattgctggccatatccggtagCTTCGTATTACTTTGGATGGTGACCTTCGTGTGTTTCATGAGTGTAAACTTCCTGGACGTTCAGCTTTTAGGGTCAGATTACAACAAACCATTTACCATTGCAGAACagtccggatatatgctgagggctctgagttcctgcaccaacacgtttatttatggggtgtcccagaaaaaattcagggaggaatttaaaaatgtgattttgcgccctttctttttcttttccaaTTCAATGAAGTGTTTTTAATGTCCCGGTGAAACTGAAAATTTATTTCGAAATTACGTTGTCTCATTTATTACATTATTGCACCTAACCTTCCGTAATGTCATTCGCACCATCGAGTCAATCCCGACTGTCAGGGTATTCCTTGCAGCAACATTCCCCTCTGCACGTATATTCAATTTATCCCCATTACATGCCACTCAAATGCCCACCAAACGCACCGGCAACCCATCTGCATCATGACCATATCATGGAGCCATTTTACCCCTTCAATCGATTGCGTCTTTGGTCCGTGGACGACATCTGGTGCCCGCGAGTTAAGCCGAAGGATACATGCGAAATCCGCACAGCATCCGAGAAAAGAGCCAGAAGGAGTCTGCAGAGACATCATCTACAGGCAGATAAGTCGTTGAGAACACAATGATGGCACTGGGTGTTAAGTACAATACTCTGTTTACACTACGTAGCAATGATAAAAATAGACCTCCTGCGAGAACTACATATAAAACTAGTTTAGCAACGGATTAATTACTGCCTGTAACTTAAATCAAGGACGTGTGGACACCGTTTTTTAAAGACACATGTAGTGGACCAAATCAGCAcgccaggaagcatctcaggggaCCGCAGATGAGTAAGGTAATAACAAGGATCTTCATGTCCTCGTTTATACCggagatagatacaaattgctgaaGCAAATcatcgggtcacgcagcatcgctggaggacatggataggcgacgattcAGCCACGACGATTCGCCATgaggaggttcaaggtgaaattgGGCTGCagggtggagcagctggtagagctgctgcctcacagcgtcagatgcTCAGGTTCGATTATGGCAGCGAGTACTGTCTGTGTATGGTTTAGAGGTTCTTCCTCTCACCGTGTGTGATCGCGCttggtgccccggtttcccccTATATCCCGAacaaggttaattggcatttctAAATGACCACGATGTAGGCATTAGCGCCCGCGCCCCTCATCGTACCTGCCCCTCGATCGTGTCCATTCAGCCGAGCACGAGGCCAACATCTCTCAGACTGTTTCTCTTCTAATCGCATCTAGCGATCTCCGCTCCAGAGCCTCCGACCTCGTATCCCAGCCCAGAACAGCCCTTTCTATATCCACCCCAAGGTCCACAATGTGGACTAGCCTGTCAGACATATTGTCTCTCACTTCCCTTACCCGGCTGAACATTTCTCCACATACCTTCATTGCGACCTCTTCTTCCTTGTCCGTTCCATTTCCGTTCCATTTCCACTTCCTTCCTAGACACTTCACACGCCCTTCATCTCTTCAATAATTTTCATTGTCTAGACCTCCATTTCACTATCTTCACAATAGTCGTCCAGTGCCTCTATATCTTCATGCTCCACGAGGTCTCAAGGCTCGCCGATCCTTCCTCGAAGAGAGATCCTTTCCATATCCCCCTACTAGCATGCTCTTCCGCTGGTGTAATTGGTCCTCGCCCTGAGCAACTtcacttttgactcctctcattgTCTCCGTTAAAGGTCTAACTATATGCACTCGATTGGGCCCCACTTTTTCTTGCCTTAATGTTCGTTGTTCAGAACAGTCCTTTTTCCACGCGTACACTGGCGCCATCCACCACCTATTTTCTCCGCTACATCGAAACTTGGAAAACTAGGAATTAATAGGATGTGGGCAGCATACTTTCTAGGAGAACGTTTTGTTTAAATGCTTTGATTGTATTTTTCAAAGAGGTACGAAGAGATATTGATGGGGACGGTGCAGTTGATATATTTTCGAGCTCCCACATTAACAGATCTAAGCTCTGCACTCCGCGGGATAAAGACCTCGAAAGTTGGATGGAGAATTGGCAAGGAAACAGGCACGCAGTTATTTTGGAGGACTAAAGATAACTCGGGCAATGATTGGAAATAATtctgcgggggtgggggggggggatataaggAAAGAAGACTACAATGATACTTTGATACTGATCcataatatcaaaaaataaaatcagaatttaATCTTTGTGCTATCGGTTGTAAAAAGCCTCCCGTTTCTGTGAGTCATTGAAATACTATGGTTTCTCTTGGAGTGCTTCGCAGTAGACTGTTAATCAtatcaattcaagtcaagtcaaatttatttataaaagcacatttaaaaacaacccacgttgaccaaagtgctgtacatcagagcaggtactaaaaacacaataagaaattgacatcacagcacacaggcacaaacaaaacagttcaaagggagcagcacaaaacaaaaatcagccccTTCAGAAGGCTTCAAAACGCTAAAGAATGGAAGTATGTTTTGATCCTGGACTTAAAAgagccgatggagggggcagatctgatagggcgggagatgctgttccacagtttaggagctgcaaccgcaaaagcgcggtcacccctgagcttaagcctggaccgcgggacagccagtagccccaagtcagcctaCGCGAGGGACCTGGAGGTAGAGTAAGGGTTTAAAAGGTTTTgatatgggaggggtggggggagtgggaagcccgtttagggctttatagacaaacaagaaaatcttgaaatcgattctgaacCGTACTGGCAGCCAGTGAAGAGAGGCCAGAATAGGGTTAATATGGTCCCTCTTTCGGGTACCTGTAAGGAGCCTTGCTGCGGTGttctggaccaattgcaggcgggacagggatgactgACTGATCCCAGCgaacagggagttgcagtagtccaagcGAGTGGATATAAAGGCGTGGATGACTTTCTCCAGATCTTTGAATGAGAGGAACGGCTTGATTTTAGATATGgtgcgaagctggaagaaaccGGCTTTATCACTGAAtttacttgcttgtcaaacttaaaggCGGAATCATATATCACACCAAGGTGTTTGACGTGAGGTTTAACGGGGGTGGATAAGTTACCAAGGCTATTGGTTATCActttgatggagtcagggggggcaaataggatgacttcagacttgctctcattcagCTGTagaaagttctgtgccatccaacattttatgtcctcaaggcagttcgTGAGACTGATTAGATTGGACCGGTTGtttggtttcagggggagatgtcATCAGCATAGCACTGGAAGGAAATGTCGTGTCTTTGAATGATTTCGCCGAGGGGAAGCATGTAcatagagaagagaatggggccgagGATGgaaccttgtggaaccccgcaggagaggctagctggaaaaGATGAAATGTTGTCTATGTAGATGGGGAAGCTCGTATGTTTGAGTTAGGATGCGAACCAGTTCAAGGCAGtgccatctacaccaatcccgtACTGGAGAGGGTAAATTAAGATGTTGTGACCCACTGTATCGAAGGCCGCACTGACGTCAAGAAGAAACAGGATGGCACAGTCACCAGAGTCGATAGAGAGGAGCAGGTGATTATACactttcaacaaggcagactgtgCTATGGTGAGGCCTAAAACCTATCTGGAAACTATCTAAGATgttattttggtgtaggtagggcagtaATTGAATGAGAATTACATTTTCGAGAACCTTTGACAGGAGTGGAAGTTTAGAAATTGGTCTGTAGTTGcttggcaaggtggggtctaaattagattttttttcaggAGGGTCTGGACGACTGCGCGCTTGaagcatttcatttcatttcattttattttatttcgaacatgttaaaagacatcaattaaaaacaaaataaacaaaaaagcaggttggaacggtgccagtggTCAGAGAGCTGTTGATAATAGAAAGGATGGTGGGACTGGCTATGTTAACGACATCCTTCAGGAGGGCAGTGGGGACAATCTCAAggaggcaggttgcaggtttcatgatggaaccaagctttgcaagggaggatagcgTGATGGGTTGGAAACAATCCAATTTAGATGGACAGATCAGCGAAaaagctaggtcacgggtgggaggggaaatgttcattctaatggccTCGACTTTGTAGTGAAAAATCGGAAGaaatcttcgcacttagcaggggagccatctaagctggtactggggcggAACATATAACAGAAGTAATGGTACTGAACAAGACCTTGGGatgatgagagtttttggaagtaATGTCAGAGAAGTATTTTGCTCTCGCAGCGTTAACTGCTTCCTGATATTTGTGAATATTGTTTCTCAAAATTTCAAAGGAAAATTGAAGCTTATCACATTCCCaccccgttctgattttctgcactccatcCTTAGGGCTCTAGCGGTGTCATTAAGCCAAGGCCGACATttaggcttaggctttttcacttTAAGGGGAGCAACAGAATTCAGAATGGAGGAGCAAGTGGTATAAATAAAGAAgtaagatcctcagtgctgatatggggggggggggagaagcctcaatagcgCAGGTATTGGGAGCAGCTATGCGAGCCTCAGAGAACTTATTGGCAGTCGAAGAGTTGCTGTACAGAGagcaacgaacagggagatgagaattGGTGAGACTGAAGGACAGGAATGCATCAAATATAACACCTGACAGACACGCATCAATTATTTCCATATTGTAGATCGAAAAACCATACGAttacactaggtcgagagtatgacCTCGCTTGTGAGTAGGACCCGTGGTAAGTAGAGTCAGATTGAAAGACTCAACCAGATgtataaattcactcacaagaagCTTAgcaggacagcaaacatgaatattaaaatcaCCAAGAATCAGGACACGATCAAAGTTGGGCATAGTGTTACGGATGAAATCAGCAAATGGAGTGATAAAGTTTTTATGCACTTTTGGTGGGcggtacacaagaacaattaagaggggatagaccaggcctactttaattaattGCACCTTGAAGCTGGAAGGATGATCAGAGTTCAGTAGGCGGcgattaaaatgttttttaaacacagCGGCCAGGCCCCCACCGCGCCCGGAGAGCCTAGGCCAGCTAaacaagttacagtcatcaggacagagttcaagCAGTGGAACAAGCTCACCTAAGTTAAGCCAGGTTTCTGTCACCAGTAACGTCCACTCCACGGGCGGTGAAAAAGTCATTGAGGATAAAAGTTTTATTGGACAAGGATCGAGCGTTGATCAGAGCCACTTTgacggggaaagcaggaacgttgTAATCCGGTAACGGCTCCCACACCAGGGGGCGGACGTTCAGGTAAACCACGCCACTGCGCTTCACAGATCGCTTGGCTGGGAGCCCGCAGGCCAGCGGTCCGGTGTCCAGGTGCGTTTGCGGGATAATCGGTTGGAGAAAGGCGTGCGTACCTGATCTCGAGGGAGCGCCGATGGATGGAACGACACGGCCGACCGGATCCACATTCGCAGAGCTGAAAGAGGTGGGCCGGTGTTGAGCAAGAGCGGGCGAGATTTTTCCGTTTCGCCGAGGCACCCGCGCGTTTACTCCGCCTCCCAGCACGTTTCCTACGGCGATAGCCGAAGGGCCGGGCCCATACACCTTCAGGTAGTTGGGAAAATAGAGAGCGATGAAAGACACTTTGTCCGGGACCCCGGGTGTAGAAGTCCATGACAGAGGCTCGAATATTCAGTAGCGTTTGACGCTCGTAGACCATAGTGGCTTGCACATCATGCAAGCACAGAGACGCAAACAGAACCAGGGCAAACAGGAGCGATAACAGGCAACGACACACAGGCGCGGccatcccctcaccctccacgAAGAACACACTGACTAACTGACGGGTATTTGACTAATTGTTGAGGCTTTGAATAAACGAATAAAGGgacttgtttgagaaactcaccactgctcaTTGAGACGCCTTTGTTTCTCTGCCGTTTTGATCGGTCAGTAACAAGGTAAATGGGCCCTAGTTGAAAGTGCAAGTCAGGGTAGAGTTTAAACAGCAAACTATCTCAAATATCTTATGGCTGATAACCACTgatgcaggcagcatcttgggaaacCTCGCCTGCTCCTTCTCAAATGCCTGCCCATAGTTCAGAAAATGTAACTATCATAACTATACGCAAAATTGAAAATCGTGTACGCCCCATCCTTATTATTCAAAACTTCACAACCTCACAATAATCATCACACAATCACCTGTAGCTAATAATCTTCCTCACAATTAATATTACCACCAACCTTTGGAGATATCTGTAGTCGTACTGATCATATCCAACTGGGCTCATATGCGGAACATATATAAAAGCAATAAGGGTGTCAGCACCGATCATCTTCACATAGAACCGGACATAGAATAAAAAACACATGTCGCAATAGCCCCGAGAGTGGTGAATGCCCGGGACGCGTTaccagaggtggaggtggagacagACGCCatcgtggcattgaagaggcttttggtttAGCATGTgggtatgcatggaatggagaggtatggatctCGTGCAGAAAcatgagatcagtttagtttgccatcatgttcggcacaggcaggtATGATCGAAGGGCTGTTCCTGTACTGGACCTTTCTAAGTTCTATGCTTTATAATGAATGGTGGTCCCCCATAGCTAATTAAGCATCAGAGAATAATTGATGTACAGGTCTAGGATCTCTGAAACTGGAAAGCATACTTTGAACAAGAAGGCTTATTCGATGCTTGTCTTCATTATCAGGGGCATACAATATTgtttggatttattcacaaaatgctggagtaactcagcaggtcaggcagcatctcgggagagaaggaatgggtgacgtttcgggtcgagacccttcttcagaccgtttgtTTGGATGTTGATTGCTTCACAAATCAGGGAGGATGTTATGGCGGTATTTGAAGATGACATAGTAGAGGGTACGTCAACTGGGGTATTCAGGGTTGAGTATAAAAAATAAGAATGGTACCGTCTCTCTGATGAGATTAAATTGTAGGCAGTTGGTGATAGAGGACCAGATATTAATATCGATTATGCAAGGATAGAAGAAGCACAGTGTAGTTGTAGTGCGTGAGGttaacttccccaatactgaCAGTAACTTAATGCAAGAGAATTAGACGCGTGCAATTTATTAAGTGTATCCAAGAAGATTTCCCTAAAAGGTATGTGCATAGCCCGACGCGAAGAGGGAACATACTAGATCATGTATTGGAAAACAAGTCTGGCCAGGTAAGGTGTTGCGGTAAAAGAGCATGTTGAAAGTAGTGTTCAAAACTCTAAACGTTTTAAGATTATTTATAATAGGGATAGGTATGCATGAAGGGGGTAGTAAATTCGTGTCAAAGTAGTTTACAAGGTCATTAGGTAGGAGCAAAGGAGGGTATAtttggagcagttgttattgggtacgtCCACAGCAGACGCGTGGGActcgtttaaaggccagctgatcaaatgtAGGATCCGCATGTtctagtagggagggaggggtaaggacgTCACGTTAATGGAATCGTGAATAGCCAAGGAGGTTTAAACGTGGTCGGGAAGAAAACGGGAGCGCTTGTTATTTGCAAGAAGATGGCATCTGACGGGgtttatgaggaatataaagtgtGCAGGAGTATTCAATATAAAGTACTCAATCGGGCGATTACAACAGACAAAATGGACCATGAAATATCATTGGCGAATCGGATTAAGAAAACCTTCAACGTTTCTTAGACAATGTTAAAAATCAAAGGGAGGCTTGGGGGGAAGTAGGACTACAGGGAAAACGGATGGTATCTATGCGGAGtgggaggatgtaggtgaggtgctGAACGATTAATGTGCATCCGTACTCACGGAGGAGAAGGATTTGGAAGACAGCGATATCAGTGTGAAGAATCCAAATATGCGGAAGCAGTTTGAGATCGAGaaagaggtggtgctgaggctacTGAAGAgcaataaggtggataaatcaccaGGACCTAATGTGAGATCTGCCAGGTTATTGTAGGAGGCACGGGAGGGGTTTACGGGGGACATGGCGAGGATCTTGATTTGTCGGTCAGACAATACCGACATAAGATTTACTCCCGTTTGGATGAACTCTGCCGGAGATATGCTGAGAGCTCTGagtgcctgcaccaacacgtttatttttGGGGTGTCCCAGAATAAATTCTGGGAGGAACTAACAAATGTAATTAAGAGCCCATTCGTATTCTTTTCCAATTCAATGACTCGATGAAAACTGAGAATTTCTTTCGAAATTACGTTGTCTTCTATGTTATATTATTGCATCTCACTTTCCGAGACACCATTCGCACCATCGAGTCAATGCCGACTGTCAAGTTAATCCTTGCAGCCTCTTTCCCCTCTGCGCGCCCATTCCATGTATCCCCTGCTGTATCATGACCGTATCACGTTTTGAGCCGAAACAGTGAAATCCTGTGTGCCTTATC contains:
- the LOC144602956 gene encoding uncharacterized protein LOC144602956, producing the protein MAVADLMVLIFEVILSEMACVYFPYSFLNLSHICKLRVFLNCIFVDCSVWLTVTFTFDRFVTICNQNLRAKYCTEKTAGLVIAVTCILIITQNIPVYISLVPLYIRDNVAWYCWVSSDIYTTPLWAALSLIETILTPVVPILLIILLNALTINHIIHANRVRSRLRGNNKAESGADQEVENRRKSIILLLAISGSFVLLWMVTFVCFMSVNFLDVQLLGSDYNKPFTIAEQSGYMLRALSSCTNTFIYGVSQKKFREEFKNVILRPFFFFSNSMKCF